A stretch of Sebastes fasciatus isolate fSebFas1 chromosome 19, fSebFas1.pri, whole genome shotgun sequence DNA encodes these proteins:
- the LOC141757028 gene encoding MAM domain-containing protein 2-like, with the protein MQTDLLLLSLFPLRVDLFPEKAAMLPFYLLTFAAAVQAYDQLLPGSCNFESNTCGYTSDADFTSWTLHKDGRFVAVDAAMSADQDDETSTNTEPQREITGVLLSPALDQEEWRCLRIVYQIIGSGRLEVLQRMEGKSFDRPLWRNQDPSDSWVISSMDLQNNTEPYRVVIEGKPGLSARSSVAIFEIHISPGYCLECDFEESHLCGYSNQWNANVNWFVGGGGGQLTHNNIPNDHTYNNKTGHLMYVDSIYAKTFKEVAKLVSPMTTVPMSGCLSFQYQRSEERGNLFSVFTRDRLGQYQELWRAETENENDWRGTGEEWLPVQVDLKAPYSVQVVFEVSFNSPRGGRVAVDDISFSPEFCSTDTEPTFDPSIASCNFESGFCRYTQDQVMLSSWRRVSVKPNIFRNGDHTTGAGYFLLAHSRLSPLSGYISRLIGPTLPGNMKYCLRFYYSLRGFNQTDQALTVYLQQQQSSSQEKIWTQGEKSRGVWIATDATFQTSQPAKVVFVSTCRSFWDCGSVALDDISVSLGDCELTAGLLSLSLPGHCDFEAGLCGYTQEKHSDDADWELRKGQTPTSYTGPRGDHTMGVGYYLHMEASPMLPGQSVRLLSRPLRGSRGPQCLRFYYHMYGSGTGQLSVHLHKDGEDALLWQLSGEQSMAWLRATVEYQSDSQHQIVFEATRGSSVRSDIAIDDIILEGGPCPEAEIRATVGTSNEIE; encoded by the exons ATGCAAACAGACCTACTTTTGCTTTCCTTATTTCCTCTGAGGGTCGACTTATTTCCAGAGAAAGCTGCAATGCTTCCATTCTACCTCTTGACTTTTGCTG CCGCCGTCCAAGCCTACGACCAGCTGCTGCCAGGCTCCTGCAACTTTGAGTCCAACACCTGTGGATACACGTCAGATGCAGACTTTACGAGCTGGACCCTGCACAAAGATG GCCGTTTTGTCGCAGTGGACGCAGCCATGAGCGCTGACCAGGATGATGAGACAAGTACCAATACCGAGCCACAGAGAGAGATCACAGGAGTCCTGCTGAGTCCGGCTCTGGATCAGGAGGAGTGGCGCTGCCTGAGGATCGTCTACCAGATCATCGGGTCAGGAAGACTGGAGGTCCTGCAGCGCATGGAGGGAAAGAGCTTTGACAGGCCGCTGTGGAGAAACCAGGATCCCTCTGACAGCTGGGTCATCTCAAGCATGGACCTGCAGAACAATACTGAGCCTTACAGG GTTGTCATCGAAGGTAAACCTGGATTGAGCGCTAGGAGCAGCGTGGCCATCTTTGAGATCCACATCAGCCCCGGATACTGCCTGG AATGTGATTTTGAGgagtctcacctgtgtggataCAGTAATCAGTGGAACGCCAACGTAAACTGGTTTGTGGGAGGAGGCGGGGGCCAGCTAACCCACAACAACATACCAAATGACCACACATACAACAACAAGACAG GTCACTTGATGTACGTGGACTCCATCTACGCCAAGACTTTCAAAGAAGTGGCCAAACTGGTGTCTCCCATGACGACGGTGCCGATGTCCGGCTGCCTGAGTTTTCAGTACCAGCGAAGCGAGGAGAGGGGGAACCTGTTCTCTGTTTTCACCAGAGACCGACTGGGTCAGTACCAGGAGCTGTGGAGGGCGGAGACAGAAAACGAGAACGACTGGAGAGGGACGGGGGAAGAATGGTTACCTGTGCAGGTGGACCTGAAGGCACCGTACTCTGTACAG GTGGTCTTTGAAGTGTCCTTTAACAGCCCGAGAGGCGGACGCGTTGCAGTTGATGACATTTCCTTTTCTCCAGAGTTTTGCAGCACAGACACTG AGCCGACCTTTGACCCCTCCATCGCCAGCTGTAACTTTGAGTCAGGTTTCTGCCGCTACACCCAGGACCAGGTGATGTTGTCGTCGTGGAGGAGAGTGTCTGTGAAGCCCAACATATTTAGGAATGGAGACCACACCACAGGGGCAG GATATTTCCTGTTGGCTCACTCCCGGCTAAGCCCACTCTCTGGTTACATTAGCCGCCTTATCGGTCCAACTCTGCCTGGGAACATGAAGTACTGCTTGAGATTCTACTACTCCCTGAGGG GTTTCAACCAGACGGACCAGGCTCTCACTGTgtatctgcagcagcagcagagcagcagccagGAGAAAATCTGGACTCAGGGAGAGAAGTCCAGAGGAGTTTGGATCGCGACGGACGCCACCTTCCAGACATCACAGCCTGCCAAG GTGGTTTTTGTCAGCACCTGCAGGAGCTTCTGGGACTGCGGCTCCGTGGCGTTGGACGACATCAGCGTGAGCCTCGGAGACTGTGAGCTGACGGCAG GTTTGCTGTCGTTGTCTCTGCCAGGACACTGTGACTTTGAAGCTGGCCTGTGCGGTTACACTCAGGAAAAGCACAGCGACGATGCCGACTGGGAGCTGAGGAAAGGGCAAACCCCGACCTCGTACACCGGGCCAAGAGGAGACCACACCATGGGAGTTG GATACTACCTGCACATGGAGGCGTCGCCCATGCTGCCCGGTCAGAGTGTGCGGCTCCTGTCCCGACCTCTGAGGGGCTCCCGGGGGCCCCAGTGTCTGCGCTTCTACTACCACATGTACGGCTCGGGCACGGGCCAGCTCAGCGTTCACCTCCACAAGGACGGAGAGGACGCGTTGCTGTGGCAACTGAGCGGCGAGCAGAGCATGGCCTGGCTGAGGGCCACAGTGGAGTACCAGAGTGACAGCCAGCATCAG aTTGTGTTCGAGGCAACCAGGGGTTCATCAGTAAGGAGTGACATCGCCATCGATGACATTATCTTGGAAGGCGGACCCTGCCCAG AAGCGGAGATCAGAGCCACCGTGGGAACCTCCAACGAGATCGAGTAG
- the LOC141757376 gene encoding annexin A1-like, translated as MSLFKKLFKDIIKKRHPDEDTVTVKGKPKPKYYGTVAPYPNFNASSDASVLQKAIESKDVDEDVIVAILVKRSNEQRQKIKVVYESSTGENLERALKSALRSDLEDVSLALLMMPAQFDAYLLRKATKGFGTHEDILVEILATRTNDQIREIKRVFKEEYEEDLEDVMEHETSGDFTAALLALLKANKDESGVIDTDLAQKDAEVLFEAGENTKGINISAFIDILTTRSGLQLSKMFEHYAEVSDVSLPKALDMELKGDIEDCLIDIVKCSWNTPAFFAEKLHLAMEGHGTCEDTLIRVLVSRSEVDLKKIVQEYRAMYDVSLQETILMDTKGHYETVLLGLCGPH; from the exons AGCCGAAGCCTAAGTATTATGGAACAGTCGCCCCGTACCCGAACTTCAATGCCAGCAGTGATGCTTCCGTTCTTCAGAAAGCCATTGAAAGTAAAG ACGTGGACGAGGATGTGATCGTTGCAATCCTGGTGAAGAGAAGCAATGAGCAGAGACAGAAGATCAAAGTGGTTTATGAATCGTCCACTGGGGAG AATCTGGAAAGAGCTCTGAAGTCGGCTCTCAGGTCCGATTTAGAGGACGTCTCTCTGGCTCTGCTCATGATGCCCGCTCAGTTTGATGCCTACCTGCTCAGGAAGGCCACAAAG GGTTTCGGCACACATGAAGACATCCTGGTGGAGATTCTGGCAACAAGAACAAACGATCAGATTCGAGAGATCAAGAGAGTCTTCAAAGAAG AGTACGAAGAAGACCTGGAGGACGTTATGGAGCATGAAACCAGCGGTGACTTCACCGCAGCCCTTCTGGCCTTGTTGAAAGCAAACAAAGATGAGAGCGGGGTAATCGACACGGATCTGGCCCAAAAGGACGCAGAG GTTCTGTTTGAGGCAGGTGAGAACACCAAAGGGATCAATATTTCTGCCTTCATCGACATCCTGACCACGCGGAGCGGGCTGCAGCTCTCTAAGA TGTTCGAGCACTACGCTGAAGTCAGTGACGTCTCATTACCCAAAGCGCTGGACATGGAGCTGAAAGGAGACATTGAAGACTGTCTCATTGACATTG TGAAATGTTCCTGGAACACACCGGCTTTCTTCGCTGAGAAGCTCCATCTGGCTATGGAG GGACACGGCACATGTGAGGACACACTGATCAGGGTGCTGGTGAGCCGCTCTGAGGTTGACCTGAAGAAGATTGTGCAGGAATACCGGGCCATGTATGACGTTAGCCTACAGGAGACCATACTG ATGGACACTAAGGGACACTATGAGACCGTCCTGCTTGGACTGTGTGGACCTCACTGA
- the slc30a5 gene encoding proton-coupled zinc antiporter SLC30A5: MEDKYSSNMLSGGKLGMVEVPNSRLTRYIVLLFVTKVLKALGIFESYDILKVVHIVQFIFILKLGSAVILLFFQKPFSSGKVISKRQWIKLLKHAVFSCVISLLGFFGLTLCGPLRTLLLFEHSDVVVIALLGVLFTSSGGGPSKTRGAALFIIAVICLLLFDNDDLMAKMAEHPEGHHDSALTHFLYTAIAFLGVADHKGGVVLLVASLCLKVGFHTASRKLSVEIGGAKRLYALDNLVSSMVLLPWVIVLSATTESKVESWSALILPFGMIILSVMILEFYVEAICNQKMEAPRCARYGAITLFLSALLLANFWTHPLTDQLRSMSKPPQEVSTEHVLSGGVLVSAIFFIISSSILSSPSRKGQKGTLVGYSPEGTPLYNFMGDALQHTSQSLPRFIKDSLKQILEEYDSRQIFYFLCLNLAFTFVELFYGVWTNSLGLISDGFHMLFDCSALVLGLFAALMSRWKATRIFSYGYGRVEILSGFINGLFLMVIAFFVFVESVTRVLDPPNINTDMLTPVSVGGLLVNLVGICAFSHAHAHAHGGKSCSSNDHRDSHHGHSHSEHSHGGHGHSHGGHGHSGHGHSSHGHGGHGPSHGSGGGGMNANMRGVFLHVLADTLGSVGVIISTILIRQFGWLIADPICSLFIATLIFLSVIPLMKDACEVLLLRIPQENEKDLNSALEKIEKIEGVLSYRDSHFWRHSANMVAGTIHLQIMADVVEQRIVQQVTAILKDAGVNNLSVQVEKEAYFQHMSGLSTGFHEVLAMTQQMESMKYLKDGTCIM, translated from the exons ATGGAGGataaatacagcagcaacaTGCTCTCAGGAGGGAAGCTGGGCATGGTGGAAGTGCCCAATTCTAG GTTAACCAGATACATAGTTTTACTGTTTGTCACAAAGGTCCTCAAAGCTCTTGGGATCTTTGAATCTTACGACATCCTCAAAGTTGTTCACATTGTCCAATTCATCTTTATACTAAAATTAGG GAGCGCCGTTATTCTGCTTTTCTTTCAAAAGCCTTTCTCCTCTGGCAAAGTCATCTCAAAAAGACAG TGGATAAAGTTACTAAAGCATGCTGTTTTCAGCTGTGTCATATCCCTCCTGGGCTTCTTCGGTCTGACTCTCTGTGGACCTCTAAG GACATTGTTGCTTTTTGAGCACAGTGATGTGGTGGTCATTGCTCTCCTCGGTGTCCTGTTCACAAGCTCAGGAGGGGGGCCGTCCAAG ACCAGAGGCGCTGCTCTCTTCATCATCGCTGTGatctgcctcctcctcttcgaCAACGACGATCTCATGGCGAAGATGGCCGAGCACC CTGAGGGACATCATGACAGCGCGCTCACTCATTTCCTCTACACCGCCATTGCATTTTTAGGGGTTGCAGATCACAAA GGAGGTGTAGTGCTGCTGGTGGCCTCCCTGTGCCTGAAGGTGGGCTTCCACACGGCCTCCAGGAAACTGTCTGTAGAAATTGGTGGTGCGAAACGCCTCTATGCTCTTGACAACCTGGTATCGTCTATGGTGCTGCTGCCCTGGGTCATAGTGCTCTCAGCAACCACAGAA AGTAAAGTAGAATCATGGTCGGCCCTCATCCTGCCGTTCGGGATGATCATCCTCTCTGTAATGATCCTGGAGTTTTACGTCGAGGCCATCTGCAACCAGAAGATGGAGGCGCCAAGGTGCGCCCGCTACGGCGCCATCACCCTCTTCCTCAGCGCCCTGCTTCTAGCCAACTTCTGGACTCACCCGCTGACCGACCAGCTGCGCTCCATGAGCAAACCGCCCCAGGAGGTCAGCACAGAGCACGTGCTCTCTGGAGGAGTGCTGGTCAGCGCCATCTTCTTCATCATTT CCTCCAGTATTCTCTCGTCTCCGTCAAGAAAAGGTCAGAAGGGCACCCTGGTGGGTTACTCCCCTGAAGGGACTCCTCTGTACAACTTCATGGGTGACGCCCTGCAGCACACGTCGCAGTCCCTCCCACGGTTCATCAAAGATTCCCTCAAACAGATCCTGGAGGAATACGACTCCAGACAGATCTTCTACTTCCTGTGTCTTAACCTG GCATTCACCTTCGTGGAGCTGTTTTATGGCGTTTGGACCAACAGTCTGGGACTGATCTCTGACGGCTTCCACATGCTGTTTGACTGCTCGGCTTTAGTCCTGGGCTTGTTTGCTGCCCTCATGAGTCGCTGGAAAGCTACAAGGATCTTTTCCTATGG GTACGGTCGTGTGGAAATACTTTCTGGATTTATCAATGGCCTGTTCCTGATGGTCATCgctttctttgtctttgttgaGTCGGTTACCCGTGTGTTGGATCCCCCTAATATAAACACAGACATGCTGACT CCGGTGTCTGTCGGAGGCTTACTGGTCAACCTGGTGGGTATCTGCGCCTTCAGTCACGCTCACGCTCACGCCCACGGCGGCAAAAGCTGCTCTTCAAATGACCACCGCGACTCGCACCACGGCCACTCCCACAGCGAGCACAGCCACGGAGGTCACGGCCACTCTCACGGAGGGCACGGACATAGCGGACACGGGCACAGCAGTCATGGGCACGGCGGACACGGGCCCTCTCATGGCTCCGGGGGCGGAGGCATGAACGCTAACATGAgag GTGTTTTCCTCCATGTCCTGGCTGACACGTTGGGCAGCGTCGGCGTGATCATCTCCACCATCCTCATCCGTCAGTTCGGCTGGCTGATCGCTGACCCTATTTGCTCGCTCTTCATCGCCACGCTCATTTTTCTCAGCGTCATCCCTCTGATGAAGGACGCCTGCGAGGTTCTTCTTCTACGAATACCTCAAGAAAATGAAAAGGACCTGAACAGTGCGCTGGAAAAG ATTGAGAAGATCGAAGGAGTGTTGTCGTACAGAGACTCTCATTTCTGGAGGCATTCAGCCAACATGGTCGCAGGGACCATCCACCTCCAGATCATGGCAGATGTGGTGGAGCAGAGGATCGTACAGCAG GTGACGGCAATTTTGAAAGACGCCGGGGTGAATAATCTGTCGGTCCAGGTGGAGAAGGAGGCGTACTTCCAGCACATGTCTGGACTCAGCACAGGATTTCATGAAGTTCTGGCAATGACGCAGCAGATGGAGTCCATGAAATACCTGAAAGACGGGACGTGTATCATGTAA